In Stieleria varia, one genomic interval encodes:
- the rfbB gene encoding dTDP-glucose 4,6-dehydratase, with protein MKLIITGGAGFIGSNLVRHLISATDHSVVNLDKLTYAGNLDSLVDVATSPRYRFVQADIADAAVVREVLEETQPDAVIHLAAESHVDRSIDGPAPFIQTNVVGTFNLLDASQRYLDGLSPPRRRGFRFVHVSTDEVYGSLGRTGTFNETSAYDPHSPYSATKAASDHLARSWHSTYGLPVIVTNCSNNYGPYQFPEKLLPLMIIKCLNEEALPVYGTGENVRDWLHVQDHVAALMTVLEKGTPGETYNIGGRSEQRNLDLVRMLCQIMDEMHPRSQDERYSDLITFVADRPGHDLRYSVDTTKIETELGWTPKHDLDSGLRATVRWYLEHRDWWQRILDGSYQLQRLGEAKR; from the coding sequence ATGAAGCTAATCATTACCGGCGGGGCTGGCTTCATCGGATCGAACCTCGTTCGACATTTGATTTCGGCCACGGATCATTCCGTCGTCAACTTGGACAAGCTTACCTATGCGGGAAACCTTGACTCGCTGGTCGACGTGGCGACATCGCCACGCTACCGATTTGTTCAAGCCGACATCGCGGACGCGGCAGTGGTCCGTGAAGTTCTGGAGGAGACACAGCCGGATGCGGTCATTCATTTGGCCGCCGAGTCGCACGTGGATCGCTCGATCGACGGTCCCGCGCCATTCATACAAACCAATGTTGTCGGCACTTTCAACTTGCTCGACGCGAGCCAGCGATATCTTGATGGTTTGAGTCCGCCGCGACGTCGCGGTTTTCGGTTCGTTCATGTTTCGACCGACGAAGTTTATGGATCGCTGGGGCGAACGGGGACGTTCAACGAAACCAGTGCCTACGATCCGCATTCGCCTTACTCGGCGACCAAAGCGGCGTCGGATCATTTGGCCAGATCGTGGCACTCGACCTACGGATTACCCGTCATCGTCACCAACTGCTCCAACAACTACGGTCCGTATCAGTTTCCGGAGAAGCTGTTGCCGTTGATGATCATCAAGTGCTTGAACGAAGAGGCGTTGCCCGTCTACGGTACCGGCGAAAACGTGCGAGATTGGTTGCATGTCCAAGACCACGTCGCCGCGTTGATGACGGTACTCGAAAAAGGAACACCGGGAGAAACCTACAACATCGGTGGTCGCAGCGAGCAACGCAACTTGGACTTGGTACGAATGCTTTGTCAAATCATGGACGAAATGCATCCTCGCTCGCAAGACGAACGATACTCGGATTTGATCACCTTCGTCGCCGATCGTCCGGGCCACGACCTGCGATACTCTGTCGACACGACCAAGATCGAGACCGAACTGGGCTGGACCCCGAAACACGATTTAGACTCTGGCTTGCGCGCGACCGTCCGGTGGTACTTGGAGCATCGCGACTGGTGGCAACGAATCCTGGACGGCAGTTATCAGCTCCAACGACTTGGCGAGGCGAAACGATGA
- a CDS encoding PQQ-binding-like beta-propeller repeat protein — protein MSVPTIVARMLTGTFLILACSASRPFAVATEPEWRKFRGPTENGYAPSDSNPPTQWSTGQNIAWRSELPGEGWSTPVASGGKVYLSAAIPTDEADQFDLSLLIVDFETGKLVSSIALMRQSGDAKIHKKNSHASPTPIVTDDRVYVHFGYQGTACCDRTGKILWTNRDLKFKPTHGNGGTPVLVGDRLIFTCDGDKEPKIVALDAATGELVWQVRRPVDAKKTFSFCTPCVIEVEGRTQVVAPGSDCVLALDPATGETIWDVRYTGYSVVPQPIFDDGRVYVSTSFDNASLLAIRPTGKGIVTETHVDWQTDRNVPKTPSMIAVDGAIYFVSDNGILSSVDGETGDLVYRERLGGGFSASPVYAGGHLYFVDEEGMTTVVKPGDEFQQVARNDLQERTLASPAVIGNAILIRTEKALYRIEQ, from the coding sequence ATGTCGGTGCCCACCATTGTCGCTCGTATGCTGACTGGCACGTTCTTGATTCTGGCATGCTCCGCGTCGAGACCGTTCGCGGTGGCGACCGAGCCGGAGTGGCGAAAGTTTCGAGGACCGACGGAAAACGGGTACGCTCCGTCGGACTCGAATCCACCGACGCAATGGTCGACGGGGCAGAACATTGCGTGGAGGTCCGAGCTGCCCGGGGAAGGCTGGTCGACGCCCGTGGCCAGTGGCGGCAAAGTCTATTTGTCGGCAGCCATCCCAACCGACGAAGCAGACCAGTTCGACTTGTCGCTGTTGATCGTTGATTTTGAAACGGGGAAGCTGGTATCCAGCATCGCGTTGATGCGACAGTCGGGTGATGCAAAGATTCACAAAAAGAACAGCCACGCAAGTCCGACGCCGATCGTGACAGATGATCGTGTCTACGTGCACTTCGGCTACCAAGGCACAGCGTGTTGCGATCGCACCGGAAAAATCCTTTGGACGAACCGTGACTTGAAGTTCAAACCGACGCACGGCAATGGGGGAACTCCCGTTTTGGTCGGTGACCGGTTGATTTTCACCTGCGATGGTGACAAGGAACCCAAGATCGTCGCGTTGGATGCGGCGACGGGCGAACTGGTTTGGCAAGTCCGGCGGCCGGTCGATGCGAAGAAGACGTTTTCGTTTTGTACGCCATGTGTGATCGAAGTCGAGGGTCGAACGCAAGTCGTTGCGCCCGGCAGCGATTGTGTTTTGGCGTTGGATCCTGCCACCGGTGAGACGATCTGGGATGTTCGTTACACGGGATATTCGGTCGTTCCGCAACCGATCTTTGACGATGGACGGGTGTACGTGTCCACCAGCTTTGACAACGCATCGCTCTTGGCCATCCGGCCGACCGGGAAAGGTATCGTGACCGAAACACATGTGGACTGGCAGACCGACCGAAATGTTCCCAAGACTCCGTCGATGATCGCCGTTGACGGCGCCATCTACTTCGTCAGTGACAATGGAATTCTCAGTAGCGTTGATGGCGAGACGGGAGACTTGGTTTATCGCGAGCGATTGGGCGGCGGATTCTCTGCATCACCGGTCTATGCGGGTGGGCACCTGTATTTTGTGGACGAGGAAGGAATGACAACCGTGGTGAAACCGGGCGACGAGTTCCAGCAAGTCGCCAGAAATGATCTGCAGGAGAGAACGCTCGCCTCTCCCGCCGTGATCGGCAATGCCATCCTGATTCGAACAGAGAAAGCGCTGTACCGTATCGAGCAGTAG
- a CDS encoding DUF1569 domain-containing protein translates to MSVHFRTIDELQSFVEMIREDNHETLGQWSAAQNFAHLAGAFEGSMQQLPAGYPRIVRIMLRPFRSIVTKYRFPPWLPIPAAIKHRLEPPVDALFDEQKSRLLDSIREFCSHDSEHPPHPVLGRLTRDEWIGFHLRHSAHHLSFIRIKE, encoded by the coding sequence GTGTCAGTGCACTTCCGAACCATTGATGAACTACAATCCTTTGTCGAGATGATCCGCGAGGACAATCACGAGACTTTGGGTCAGTGGTCCGCGGCGCAGAACTTTGCGCATCTTGCAGGGGCGTTCGAGGGTTCGATGCAGCAACTTCCCGCTGGCTACCCCAGAATCGTTCGGATCATGTTGAGGCCTTTCAGGTCGATCGTTACCAAGTACCGATTTCCCCCTTGGCTTCCCATTCCTGCGGCGATCAAACATCGACTTGAGCCTCCCGTCGATGCCTTGTTCGACGAACAGAAGTCGCGATTGCTAGACTCGATTCGAGAATTCTGTTCCCATGACTCTGAGCATCCACCTCACCCAGTGCTTGGAAGACTGACGCGAGACGAGTGGATCGGATTCCATCTACGACATTCTGCTCACCACCTCTCATTCATCCGCATCAAGGAGTGA
- a CDS encoding elongation factor P-like protein EfpL: MLAKEVKTGAVVVHEGNPVMIQDISVQSPSARGAATLYKFRARNVVTRNKVDITMKGTDVLQEADFSRRDVQYLYSDPENIYLMDKEDFQQYELSLEDVEEQMPYITEGLEGMRALIYNDACVGLDVPASVELVITQCDPGVKGNSATSRSKPATLETGLVIQVPEHIKEGERVKVDTRTGHFLSRA; encoded by the coding sequence ATGTTAGCCAAAGAAGTCAAAACCGGAGCGGTGGTGGTCCACGAGGGAAACCCCGTGATGATCCAGGACATCTCGGTTCAATCTCCATCAGCTCGCGGTGCAGCGACATTGTACAAGTTTCGAGCACGAAACGTGGTCACTCGTAACAAAGTCGATATCACGATGAAGGGCACCGATGTGTTGCAGGAAGCCGACTTTTCTCGACGCGATGTCCAGTATCTGTACTCGGACCCCGAAAACATTTACTTGATGGACAAAGAAGATTTCCAGCAGTACGAGTTGTCACTGGAAGACGTCGAAGAGCAAATGCCGTACATCACGGAAGGGCTCGAGGGCATGCGGGCGCTGATCTACAACGACGCATGCGTGGGGCTGGATGTTCCGGCATCCGTTGAACTGGTCATCACCCAATGTGACCCGGGCGTGAAAGGAAACTCCGCGACTTCACGCAGCAAGCCCGCGACGCTGGAAACCGGACTGGTGATTCAAGTTCCAGAGCACATCAAAGAAGGCGAGCGGGTCAAAGTCGACACACGCACCGGTCACTTTCTATCGCGTGCATGA